Part of the bacterium genome, GGCAGCGGCCGAGACCGGGCGCGCGGCCCCCTCATCGGGGGCACGTGGCTGTACTTCGCCCTCCTGATCTTGCTGCCCGTGGTCTGGATGCTCAAGGAGGCGGCAGCCCAGGGCCCCGCGCTCTTCCTGCGGCAACTGAGCCGCCCCGAGGCCCTGCACGCCTTCGGGCTCACGGCCCTGCTGACCATCGGGGCGGTGGTGCTGAACACCTGCTTCGGGGTGGTGGTGGCGGTCGTGCTGGTGCGCCAGCGGTTCCGGGGCCGCAGCCTGCTCAACGCCCTGGTGGACCTGCCCTTCGCCCTCTCGCCGGTCATCGCCGGGTACATGCTGATCCTGCTTTTCGGGCAGGGCGGCTGGCTGGCCCCGGGCGTCGAGCGTCTCGGCCTGAAGGTGGCCTTCGCGCTGCCGGGGATGCTCCTGGCGACAGTGTTCGTGACGCTGCCGTTCGTGATCCGCGAGGTGGGGCCGGTGCTGGCGGCGGTGGGGCGCGAGCAGGACGAGGCCGCCTACACGCTCGGCGCCGGGCGGCTGTACACCTTCTGGCGCATCACGCTGCCCTCGATCAAGTGGGGGTTGCTGTATGGCGTCACACTGACCATCGCCCGCGCCATCGGCGAGTTCGGCGCGGTGCTGGTCATCTCAGGCAACATCATCGGCCGGACGCAGACTGCCACGCTGCTCATCCACCAGGCCTGCGTGGACTTCGACCCGAACGCCGCCTTCGCCGCGGCCGCGGTGCTGGCGCTGGTCTCGTTCCTGGTGCTGATCGCGTCCGAGATCATCCGCACGCGCGCCGAGGTCGCCGGCGAGAGCGGCGCCTCCACATCAGTAGCGCGGGCGGCCTCGCCCGCGCGCCGGGGACGGGCAGGCGAGGCCGCCTGCCCTACTGGCGACACTCGGCCCGCTACGGGCCCTCATACCGATACCGGAAGCGGCCCTGACGAGGGGACGCCCTCTACCCACCATGACTGATGACCTCGAACTGCAGATCAGTGACCTGAGCTACCACTTCGGCGACCTGCCGGCAGTGGACCGCGTGAGCTTCGACGTCCGTCACGGCGAGCTGGTGACGCTGCTGGGCCCGAGCGGCAGCGGCAAGAGCACCATTCTCCGCCTGATCGCCGGGCTGCTGCGGCCCTCGACCGGCATGGTCCGCATCGGCGGCTCCGACGCGACTGACGTGCCGCCGCAGCGCCGCAACGTGGGCTTCGTCTTCCAGCAGTACGCGCTATTCCGGCACATGACGGTGTTCGAGAACGTGGCCTTCGGCCTGCGCGTGCGCAAGTGGAAGCGCGACCGGGTGGCGGCGCGCGTGGCCGAGCTGCTGCAGATGGTGCAACTACAAGGGAAGGAACGCCAGCGGCCGGACCAGCTCTCGGGCGGCGAGCGGCAGCGGGTGGCGCTGGCGCGGGCCCTGGCGCCCGAGCCGCGGGTGTTGCTGCTGGACGAGCCCTTCGGCGCCGTGGACGCCAAGGTGCGGGTCGAGCTGCGCGAATGGCTGCGCCACCTGCACGATGACTTCCACGTGACCTCGGTGTTCGTGACGCACGATCAGGACGAGGCGCTGGAGCTGTCGGACCGGCTGGTGGTGCTACATCGCGGCCGGGTGGAGCAGATCGGCAGCCCGGCGGAGGTCTACGAGCAGCCGGCCACACCCTTCGTGACCAGCTTCGTCGGGCCGATCAACCAGCTCCAGGGCCAAGCGGCGGCGGGCGTGGCCCACGTGGGCGCCCTGACCGCCCCCGCGCCCTGGGCGAGCGACGGCACGCAGCCGGCCGTGTACATGGTGCGGCCCACCGATGTCCTCATCGGGCCGGCGGGCAGCGGCGCCAGCGCGACCGTCCGCCGCTGCCTGCGCATCGGGAGCCTGACGCGGGTGGAAGTGGAACTGGCCGACGGGCAGACCCTCCACGCGCATCTGCGCAACGGCCAGGCCCGCCGGCTGGAGCCGGGGCAAGCAGTGGGGCTGTGCGCCGAGCGCGCCTGGGCGTATCCGGTCGAAGCGGGGCGATAGGCAGGTGTCGTTGGAGCGCGACTACCCCTGCCGCAGTTCGTCGTAGACCCCGAGGGTCTCGCGCACCACGGCGCTGATGCTGAAACGCTCTTGGGCGCGGCGCACCGCCAGCCGTCGCTCCGACTCGTCCCCCCGCCACTGCGCCTCCAGGCCGATGCCGTCCAGATCGAACCCCAGGTTGGACACCAACATCTCGCCGGTGCTGAAGCCACCGAACTCGGCGTACGCATCGTCGTCCGGCGGGGGGAGTATCTCCAGCCGCCGGGACAGCACCTGCGCCAAGGCCGTCGCGTCGTCGGCCGGAACGAAGGCCTCGGGGTCCACTCGCTCCAGCACCTCGGCCAGAGCCGGGGTGCGCACGGCCAGCACCGGCACCTCCATGGCCACGGCCTGCAGCGCGTAGCCGACGCTGCCGGACACCTCGCGGGGGATGATGAGGGTGTTGAGCGAGGCGATGATCTCGGGCACATCCGCCCGCGTCCCCCGGAAGACGACGGCCCCGCCGATGCCCATGTGGTGGGCCGCCAGCATCAGCTTCTCCTGGTCGGGCCCATCGCCGACGAAGAGGAACTCGACATTGGGGAAGTCGCGGGTGATGGCCACGGCGGCTTCCAGGACGGTCTCCAGCCCCAGGCCCGAGACCGCGGGACTGATGACGCCGACGGCTGCCGTCTCCGAGCGCAACCCCAGCGTCAGCCGCTTGCGCGCCAGGTCGAAGTCCGCCGTGACGGGCCGCACCTCGGCCGCCGGAGGCAGGAGCATCGCCCGCCCCGCCAGGCTGCGATGCACACGCGCCAGGGCCTCGTGGTCGCTGGCCGAGCTCACGATGAGGGCGCTGCAACGGCCCAGCAGCCGCCGCAGGCGCCAGCGTCCCCAGCCCTGCGGGTGGTACTGCGTAAGGTCGGAGAGGGTGACGACCAGCGGCGCGACGCCGCCGGCGGCGCGCAGGGCGGCCAGGCCGTAGGCGTGGACCACATCCGGCCGGAAGTCGCGCACCAGCCGCGCCACCTGCGTCCGCTCCGCCGCCACGGCGCTCTCGTCCGCATAGGGCTTGAGCGGCAGATTTACCCACCGGGCCTCGATGAAGTGGATCTGCTCCTGCTGGTGGCGCAGCAGCGGGCCGGCGATGACGGCGTGCCCGCCCTGTCGCAGGCATCGGCGCCCGACCGCCAGCGCCGCCGGGTACATCAGCGCCTCGTCGGGGCCGAGCAGTTGGAGCAGGCGGAGCGGTTCGGGCATTGTCTAGGCCAACATCCACGCGAGAAGTGTGGTTCCGGAGACGGCGCGCGGGCGAAGCCGCCCGCGCTACTGGTGCTGCAACGCACGAGCCTGGCCGCCCGCGCTACTGACATCGTGACGCACAGGATAGGCAACACGACGACCCCAGTAGGGCAGGCGGCCTCGCCTGCCCGACCCTAGCGCAGTTCCATCTCTGTATCGAAGTGCTTCAGCAGCAGTGTGTCCGCGTCCTGCGTCAGCGGGCCGAGCGTCGGCTCGCGCATGGTCTTCGAGATGCGCAGCTCGTCCACCACACCGTTGGCAGGGGTGTTCGGGCTGTCCGTGGGATTCATACCCAGGGCGATCGTCTCGCTCGGGCGGCGGGGCGCGTTGGCCGCGTCCTTCTTCTCCGCCACGAGCTTGCCGTCCACGTACAGTCGCAGCATGCCGGTCGCCTCGCCCGTCTTCTTCCAGGCAAAGCACAGATGATGCCACTCGCCCTGCTTCCACTGCACGCCCAGGGCGACACCATCGGACTTGTCCTTGTCGGCCCAGGCGGCCATGAGGCTCTTGCCGGCGTTCACCTCGCCCCCGTCGTACAGGTACAGCACGAAGCCGTAGTCGTACTCACTGTTGCGGCTGTCGAAGAGCTGGTGGTAGTGATACGGAACGGCGGTGGTGCGCCCGCTCGGGGCGTTCCAGCCCGGCTGGAACCACATCTCCACGGTGCCTTCGTCCATGTTGAGGTGGCCGGCGGCGGGGATGAGCAGCTTCGCCCCGTCGGCCAGGCGCACGCCCTGGCCGAGCTTGCCCGCGGCCAGTACCGGCGGCGGGCCGGCAGTGAGTGGGACCGACGCGCCATACCAATACCAGCACCCCGGCGCCTGAGCCTCGATCTTGTAGATGCCCTGCTCGCCCTCCGGCGGGATGGTCAGCCGGAAGACATCCAGGCTGCTGCGGGTGATCGGGGTCACCGTCTGCTTGCCCGAGGGCGAGGTGATTGTGATCTGCCCCTTGACCTCCTGCGAGCCCACGCGGTAGCCGCTCTGCTGGTAGACGACCAGCTTGACCGGCTCGTCGCGCTCGTCCACCCAGAAGGCCTTGCTCTGGCGGATGGTCGGCGGGGGATCGCTAAAGGCCTCGATCTGCGCTTGGTCCAGGGCGTAGAGGTACTCCGGTATGGAGAAGAAGGCCGTGGAGTGGTAGGCGAAGTGCAGGTAGAAGTCCAGCGTGTTCAGAGCCTTGTCCAGGTACTTGCGGTCGCCGGTGAGGTTGTAGGCATAGGCCAGGTCGGCGAAGTCGGTGTGGCAGCGGCTGTCCTTGTACTCGCGGATGTACTGGAAGACCGGGCCCATGCTGGTGTCGGCGGAGGGCACGTTGTCAATCCAGCGCGTGACCATGTCCAGGAACTTGGCTCGGACGCCCTCATCGCCGGTGAGCTGGTGAACGTGCTTGACGAACTGCAGGATCGTGTAGTACGGCGACATCAGCGTCTTGTCCTGGGCGGCGATGCGCTCGACCGTGGACTCCTTGTCGGCATAGAGCACCTCCAGGCCCTGGAGGAGACGGTCGAGGTACTCGCGCTTCCCCGTGGCCCTGTACAGCCACGCCAGGTCAATGTACTTCCAGTTGTCCCGGCCCCAGCCGGTCCCACCGTGCTTGAGTACCCACTGCCCGGCCAGTTCGGCCACCTCCAGCGAGCGCCGGTCGCCGGTGAGCAGGTAGTGGTCCACCAGACCGACGACCCAGCCGTGCCCCCCGACGTCACAGCTCCCCGAGTACTGCTTCATACGCTTCTCGGGGTAGCGGCTGTCGGACGGCACGGGCGTGAAGGCGGCGTTGGCGAAGTGCATGTATGAGTGACGGTGCACCCCGCCGATCTCGGGGGGCTGGGTGCCGGTCCAGTAGAAGATCGAGTCGCGCAGCTTGTCATCGGTCGCGCAGGCCTGCGCCAGCTTCTCGGGCATGTAGCCGGGCATGACCCACAGGCCCCAGTCCCACGGGCCGGGGATCTTCGCCTGCTGCACATCCACATCGCGGAAGTGATTGACGGCGCGGTCCAGGCCGTCCCACAGGTCGCGGTCGCCGGTGCGAATGAACTGCACGGCCATCCCGTGGTCGTAGGCCGTCTCCAGGTTCATATACGAGTTGCCGCCGCCGATGTCGCCCCAGTTGAGCATCCCGTAGGCGTTGGCGCCCTCGGCGCGTCCCAGGTAGCCGTTGCGGATCTCGCGCTCGACCTCACTCTCGTAGAGCGTGTAGCGCCCCTGTTGCCGGGGCAGGACATCACCCCAGACCTTCGAGGCGCAGTACACCTCGGGTGCGGGCAGATACAGGGGCGGACGCAGGAACGCCGCGCGCCGGGCCGCCGCAGCCGTCTCCGGGCTGTCGAAGCTCAGCAGCAACCGGTGCGTCTTGCCCATGCCGATGTGCATGTGCAGCGGCCGGGGCATCTGCGGCACGAGGAACAACCGGAGCGTGTCGCCCTGCACGGCGTAGGCCTTGGGGTGGAGCTGCCAGAAGTCGCGCAGGGCGACGGTGAGGGCCCAGCGATCGCCCGCGGGGCGGAGCGTCAGCCAGCCCGGCGCCCGCTCGCCCACTTGCTCGGCCTTGCCCGCACGGGTGAGCGTCGTCGCCCAGGCCTTGATCTCCTGCTCGCCGCTCCAGCGCCGCTTCTCGTCCTCCGACCACCACTGCTTGCGCTCGTCGAGAAGCTTGACGAACTCCTCGCGCTTGTTGTCGGTGCTGATGCCCTCCTTCTGGTCGGGCCCGACCTGCAGGAGCGAGCAATCGCCCTTCGCCTCGGCGGTCTTGCCGCCCTCGAGGCCGAAGGTGACGTCACCGTCTGTTGGCATCAGGGGCAACTCCACCGACACGAACGGCAGGTCGTGGAAGATCTCGTCGGTATCCTGGACGAAGGTGTGGTCCAGCTCGATGAACTGCTGTCCGACGTAGAACCGCAGGCGCACATCGAAGGCGACCGACTTGCTGCCATCGGGCTTGCGGTGGTGGCCCTGCAAGCGAATGACGGCACGAACCGGGCCACTCTCCTCGACGGTCACCTGCTCCAGGCCTCCCGCTGAGGAGAAGTCGCCGCAGCGCAGGGCCGCGGGCCGGGCGGGGCTGATGAGCATCTGGTCCGGTTGGAGGACGAGCAGTTGGAGGAAGCCACTGTCGCCCCCCACGACCGCCCGCAGGGGGCCGGTGTTCACTGTGGCCGTCTGGCCCTCCTGCTTGACGGTGACCTGCGCGGCCTGCGCAGGCTGCTTCGGCGGCTCGGCGAAGTGCAGCGCGTACCGCTCCTGCTGCGGGTCGGCCAGCCACGTACACAGGAGTGTCTGGACGCTGTTGCCGCGCGCCCACCAGCGGCTCGTGACGAGTGTCTGCAGGGGCACGGGTCGGCCTTTGGCATCGGCCAGCCAGACTTGCCTGTCGTCCTTGAGCGCGCCCATGGCGAAGGGCACGCCGACGGAGACGGGCGCCAGGCGGACACCCGACTGCCCGGGGGCGCTGCGGCGCAACTCGATCTGCCCGGCCAGGGCGGCGGTTGCCATGAGGATCAGTCCCAGCAGTAGCGTGGTTCGCATCGTCATGCCTCCGACACGGCGCGTGTCAGGTCGCCGCCATCCGCGGTGGGAGGAGGGAAGGGAGGCGCCCCGGGTCCACGGGCTCACGCCCGTGGCTACACACGACGGCCCCTTCGGGGCGAACGGCCCCGATTCCCGGTTCCCCACTCCCAACGACCCCCTCACGGCGCCTCGAGCAGCTCCACCTTCACGTCATCGAGGCGCAGCCGCAGCGCGATGGGGGTCGTGTTGTCACCTTTCTCGATGGCGATGTCGAGGGCGGCGGCGTTGGCCGGCAGCTCTGCTGTCGTCTCCAGGCGCTGCCAGGTGCCCAACTGCCGCAGATCGTACGGATTGGTGCTGTAGTTCGTGATCCACTTGCCGTCGGCGGCGTTGGTCGCGAGCTTCAGGTAAGGCGCCTTGCGCGGATTGTCAGTCGTCTCCACGAGCATCCATGCCGACAGACGATAGAGCCCGTACGGGACGGCGGCGGCCTGCAGGCGGGTCTGGGCGTAGTTCCAGACGCGCCCGGCAGTGCCTTCAGCCAGTAGGCACGAGGCGCCCGAGTGGGGGCCCTCGGTCGACAGCGACAGCTTTATGCCCTCCACCGGGTTCCAGCTCGTCGGCTCCTGCTCAAAGCCATTCTCATGGACCGTGGCGTTGGTCGCGGCCGAGGCCACGCCGGTCAGCTCCACCAGCCGGTAGGCGCCGCTGTCATCTCGCCCGGTCAGCGCCAGCCGGATCATCTGTTTCGCCTCTGGGTCCAGCATCGCGACGCGGAGGCGGTACTGGCCCGCCGGCAGCCCGGCCGGCAGGCGCAGCACCGTGCCCACCTGCTGCTCCTCGCCGGGCCACCACAGTGTCGTCGGGGTCGGCGGGTAGTCCAGTTGCTCGCAGGCTACCTTGCCGTCCGGGCCCACGAGCGACCACTGCACGGCGTAGCTGGCGTAGCACGGCGCCACACCGTCATTGCGCCAGGTGGCGAACAGCGGGAGGCGCGAGGGCTGGGTGGCGTACAGGCGCAACTGCGCGGGGTGCTTGAGGGAAACGAGCACGAAGCGGTAGCCGATGCGGCGGGCGGCGTCGCGCAGCAACTCCTGGGCCTCGGGCGGGGCCTTGCGGTAGCCCGCGCCGCCGAACAGGTTCGTGTTCAGGTAGCTGATCGGCGCCGACAGGCCCTTCTCGATGGTCGTCTTCACATCCCACTGCTTCTTGAGCATCTCGTCATAGCCGCTGTGGAACTCGAAGTTGCAGATGACGCCCCGGCGTGCGTAGGGATTGTAGAGCCACTCGCCGCAGTCGTAGCTGGCGCCGGCGGGGTTGAGACCGTCCTGGCGGAAGTTCACCCCGTGGATCGCGGCGTAGTCGTTGATGGTCAGGTGGTTCCGCCCGCCGACGTTGAGGAAGATGCGCGTGTGGGGGAAGGCCTGCACGTGCGCGTCAATGACGCGGCGGTAGGCGGCGACGTACCTCGCCTCGGTGTAGCCGGTCTCGGCCAGTTGCTGGGGCGTCCAGCGCATCAGGTGCATCTCGCCCCACTCGCCGATGGAGCCGATGTCCACGAACTCCAGGCCCGGTCGGCCGTCGAGGTACTCGCCGAGCTTGCGGATGAACTCGCACTGCACGTCCAGGTAGCGGTCATCCCAGAAGACCGGGTCGGTCTGCTCCTGGCCGTTGAGGGCGATGTGCTTGACCCCCGGCACGCCTTTGGCGAAGACCCACGGCGGCGTCACCTGCCCGCGCGAGTGCATGGACTGGCACATCACCCGGAAAGCGACGCGTTTGCCGCACTGCTTGACCCAGAAGTCGAACCGGGGGCCGAAGTAGTCGTCGAACTTGTAGACGCCCTCCTCCGGGTTGACCTCGGACCAGTCCAGCCGGTAGTAGGCGATGTCGCAAAGCTGCATGAACCACTCGTCGGGCTTGGCGTCGAGTGGGGGGTACTGCAGATACAGGCCCATGCCGGGATTGAAGATGACCTCGTCGGAGGCCGGAGGCTTGAGCTCAACCGGGCCCGGCGGGGTGTCCTGGGCCAGAGCGGCGACAGACGACACCAGGACTGCTACAACCAGGAGAGCAGGCATTCCTCATGTCTCCTTCCTGCGACGGGGTTATTCAGCGTCCGCCTTGGTCGGCCGCGGAGAGTGACATTATTCTGGCAAGATCGTCCTGCGACAGGTACCTGAAGCTCTGGGGCGGCGTCAGACGTGCGCCAACCTCGGCCAAGCGGACCGGCTTGCTCAGCCGCGCCGCACGCGCCACTTTGATGGCTACGCCCTCACACGCCCCGGCGTAGTACTCGAAGAAGCGGCTGGCCGAGAGGCCGCTGACGGCACGATAGCGCCGCCACAGATGGACAGGGGAGGCGTACTCGATCGTCTCAACGGTGAACACGCCAGTGATGCCCTCCACGGGCTTGGTGCTGTATACGACCACATGGGAGACGTCCCTCCCAAAGCCGCGTCTCCGGAACTCGACCTTCTTCTGGCCTTGGAAGATGGCGTCGGCGTACCTCGGGTGTATCGACAGCAATATTACTGCGCCTGTGCGTGAGTGCGAAGCCATCGTGTGTCACCGCTCTTGATCTGCTGTATGGACTGAGGGGGGGCGCCCACTAGCCCGTGTTCAACCAACTGCTCGCACCGGATGGGCCGACGGATGTCGTGTGCGTGACGAAAGAGGATAGCAGTGACCGCCCTCGACGCCATGCACATGCTGCCGATCTCGGCATAGCTGTAGACCGTTCGCTTGCCAACGAACGCGGCTACCTCCTCTGGGCTGGTCGAGACCAGAGTCCGCTCTGCGACCCCGACAACCGTCAGTGCTTGCTGGTCTTGTGACCGGTAGAACAGCAGGATGTCGCCTGGCCTGATGTCGCGGCGGGTCGCCCTCGACAGATAGGCCTTGCGGATGCTGTTGCCATAGCTGTCCCCACCCGCCAGAAGCGGTCGCTCTGGTCCGGTGCCCGGGAATAGGGCCCTGTGATAGCGGGGCTGGATCGGTATTACCCATATGGCAGCGGAGTCCCAGGCCACGGCGAAGGGGCCGTACCTAACGTGATACTCGAAGGGATCTGAGGGCGTGCGACCCAGGTGTGGGACCAGATCCTTCGTGAACTCGTCCTCGCCTGTCCTCGCGCTGGTGGCGATGCGCTCAAAGCCGAACTGTAGCAGGAACCCTATCAGAGCCTCGTGTCTTGGGAATGCGGTGACGAATAGGCACTCGTAGCCGTTCTCATGGGCGTAGTCGAACACAGTCCTTAGCAGCAACTCACCGTACGCCAGGCCGGACCAGTCATCGGAGACCTTGAAGCTGCAGATCTTGAGCGTCTTCCGCGCCCGGAACCGCTCGTCGGCCTTCTCCTGGTTGACGATGCAGACCGCAGCGTATGCGTCTGCGTCTCGAGCCTGTATTACCCATGCCTGCCGGTGCTGGAGCTTGACCTTCCGTAACCACGCGTCGAACTCAGGATAGTCAGACCGGAAGCTGCCAAAGATCGGGTCGGCATCGTTGATGCTGAAGGCTTTGAGACTCGCCACGGCTGGCGGCGGAAGTGGCGCGCGGTCGAATAGACGGGCTACGAACTCAAGTGCTTCAGTCGACCGCAGAACGCGATCGGCCAGACCTATGCGCGCTGCCTTCCCGTGAATGCCGCCGTCATTCGTGACTAGGTAGTCAACCGCGTCGGCAACGACAGCGGCCAAGTGCTGGTCGTCAACCCAGTCATTCGACCCAGACGGCGGCGATCCTATGGTGCACGCCAGATTGGGGCCCACGACCGGCGGGGAACCCAGCGTGGGATACTTGCTGACTAGGCGCTCGCGAAGTGCCCGGCGTTGCCCATCGGCGTCACGCGCCAAGTCCTGGCGCACCGCTGGGTGGACGTAGACGTGGTGGCCAGACTGCTGGACCAGCCGGCAGAATTCGGTCACCTCTGGACGACCCGCTCTGAGTTCGTCCAGGTTCGTGGGGTCCAGCGGGATGAGGATGTTCGTGTCGAGCAGGAACTTCATGCCGCCATTCCGTCCCCTCTACGGAATCCACATGTTCACCGGCCTGATCGTGTCGTTGGGCAGCAGCATCTTGGCGTGGCCGTCGAGGAAGGCGCAGCCGCAGCGGTGGCTGTGGCGCGCGTCCAGGCGTGTGAGCCGGTGCGAGTAGTAGCTGGAGCCCATCGCTCTGGCCGAGGGCTTCATGTCAAAGAACAGGAGCAGGTCGGCGGTGCGGCTGATCGAGGACATGCTGTAGACAAACGGCTGGCTGGCGGTGTTGTAGGTCAGGCCGTAGTTAATGCCATAGCCGTGCGGGAGGTCGGTCGTGCCGCTGACCTGCTGCGGGCTGTGGTCCTCGGGGCACAGCACCAGCTCCTTGCTCTTCATGTTCGGCTCGAGGATGGCGCACCAGGTGAAGCTCCCGGCGCGGGCCGGCACGAGCGTGCGGTCGCAATCGTCGGAGTAGATCTTGTGAGCCATGACGAGCTGCCGCAGGTTGCTGGCGCACTTGGCCTTGCGGGCGGCCCGGGTGGCCGAGGTGAGGACCGGGAACAGGATGGCTGCCAGGACGGCGATGATGCCAATCACGACCAGCATTTCGACAAGCGTGAAGCCGGGACGCCTGGACATGGCACTCCCCCGTGCGGTAGGTTGGCCGCTCATTTCGCCGGCGGACAGCGAATGCCTGCGCGGGGGGCAGGAAGCGCCGGCCCGCCCAGGGAAGAGCCCCCCCATGACCTCTCGCGAACGCGTTGTGGCAGCCATCGCGCACCAGCCTGTAGACCACCCCCCGCACATCATTGACTTCACCGGTGACGCCCATACGAAGCTGCAGGAGCACCTGGGCGATCTGCCTGTCGCCGACTTTGTCGGCAACGACGTCCGGGACATCCCTGTGCCCTGGTGGCACTGGCATGAGCTGGGGCCGGACTGGGGTGGGCTACAGCCACCGACGTCCCGCCCGCAGGTGCTGGGCCGTGGCAACTACGAGGGCCTCGCCGACAACCTCAAGGCCTGGCGCCAGGAGAGCGACAAGTACTTCCTGGTGCGGCTGTACGGCATTCACTTCGAGAAGGGCTACTTCGCGCGGGGGTTCGAGAACTTCATGGCCGACCTGGGCGGGGCGAAGGACTGGGCCCGCGACCTGCTGCGCTGGATCATCGGCAAGAACCTGGTGATGATGGAGAACTTCCTGGCCCTGCCGGAGATAGACGGGGTGCTGCTGGGGAGTGATTGGGGCTCGCAGTGCGGGCTGCTGATGTCGCCGGACACATGGAACGATCTCATCCGCCCCGGCGAGCAGGCGATGTTCGATCTCGTGAAGTCCTACGGCAAGGACGTGTGGGTCCACTCGTGCGGCAACATCGAGCGGCTCATTCCCACGTTGATCGAGATGGGCCTGCAGGTGCTCAACCCGGTGCAGCCCGAGTGCATGGACCTCGCCCGGCTCAAGGCAGCCTATGGAGACCGCCTGGCCTTCTGGGGCGGGATCAGCACCCAGCAGACGCTGCCGTACGGGACGCCGGAGCAGGTGCGGGCAGAGGCGCGGCGGGTGCGGGATACGCTCGGGCCGGAGGGCTACGTCTTCTCGCCGTCCCAGAGCATCCAGGACGATGTGCCCATCGCGAACGTGCTGGCGCTGCTGGAAGTGGCGAACGAGATGCTGTAGGGGCGCGATTTATCGCGCCCAACGCTCGGGGGATATGGGCAACGGGCGCGATGAATCGCGCCCCTACCTCGCCCCCAGGTACTCCCGCCAGTTCAAGCCTCTCCCCCACTCCGCGGGCGCGACGTTCCCCTCGCCGACCGTCTGCATCTCCTGGCTGAAGCTGACCAGCCGCAACGTGTGCGTGGCCGGGTCGTAGAGCGCGCGAGCCTGGGCCACGCGCATGACCGCCCACAGCGGGACCATCAGCGCCTCCCGGTACAGGATGGGCGGCGCTATCATGTCCTCCGTCAGCCCCGGCCCCGTCTCCACCTTCAGGCTGTTGAGGCGCAGCACCAGTTGCTCGAAGGCTCCGGTCATCGTGAGCTTCTGGGCCTGCTGGCTCCACACCCACTTGACGCGCAGCGGCTCCAGCAGCGGCCGCACCGGGACCAGGAGCTGCCCTTCCATCTCCACCGGGTCCTCGGGCAGCACGGCGGGCTTGCCGTCCACGACCAGCTTGATCGGCGGCTGGAGCGGCTTGACTTCCAGGCGCCGGCCGTCGGCCAGGATGATCGCCCCGCCCTCGGGCCGCGGCTGCAGCCCCAGAAGCTGTGAGACCGTCACAA contains:
- a CDS encoding sulfate ABC transporter permease subunit, producing MSAEAITVLRGGPGSGRDRARGPLIGGTWLYFALLILLPVVWMLKEAAAQGPALFLRQLSRPEALHAFGLTALLTIGAVVLNTCFGVVVAVVLVRQRFRGRSLLNALVDLPFALSPVIAGYMLILLFGQGGWLAPGVERLGLKVAFALPGMLLATVFVTLPFVIREVGPVLAAVGREQDEAAYTLGAGRLYTFWRITLPSIKWGLLYGVTLTIARAIGEFGAVLVISGNIIGRTQTATLLIHQACVDFDPNAAFAAAAVLALVSFLVLIASEIIRTRAEVAGESGASTSVARAASPARRGRAGEAACPTGDTRPATGPHTDTGSGPDEGTPSTHHD
- the cysA gene encoding sulfate ABC transporter ATP-binding protein, with translation MTDDLELQISDLSYHFGDLPAVDRVSFDVRHGELVTLLGPSGSGKSTILRLIAGLLRPSTGMVRIGGSDATDVPPQRRNVGFVFQQYALFRHMTVFENVAFGLRVRKWKRDRVAARVAELLQMVQLQGKERQRPDQLSGGERQRVALARALAPEPRVLLLDEPFGAVDAKVRVELREWLRHLHDDFHVTSVFVTHDQDEALELSDRLVVLHRGRVEQIGSPAEVYEQPATPFVTSFVGPINQLQGQAAAGVAHVGALTAPAPWASDGTQPAVYMVRPTDVLIGPAGSGASATVRRCLRIGSLTRVEVELADGQTLHAHLRNGQARRLEPGQAVGLCAERAWAYPVEAGR
- a CDS encoding glycosyltransferase, which gives rise to MPEPLRLLQLLGPDEALMYPAALAVGRRCLRQGGHAVIAGPLLRHQQEQIHFIEARWVNLPLKPYADESAVAAERTQVARLVRDFRPDVVHAYGLAALRAAGGVAPLVVTLSDLTQYHPQGWGRWRLRRLLGRCSALIVSSASDHEALARVHRSLAGRAMLLPPAAEVRPVTADFDLARKRLTLGLRSETAAVGVISPAVSGLGLETVLEAAVAITRDFPNVEFLFVGDGPDQEKLMLAAHHMGIGGAVVFRGTRADVPEIIASLNTLIIPREVSGSVGYALQAVAMEVPVLAVRTPALAEVLERVDPEAFVPADDATALAQVLSRRLEILPPPDDDAYAEFGGFSTGEMLVSNLGFDLDGIGLEAQWRGDESERRLAVRRAQERFSISAVVRETLGVYDELRQG
- a CDS encoding LamG domain-containing protein, with the protein product MRTTLLLGLILMATAALAGQIELRRSAPGQSGVRLAPVSVGVPFAMGALKDDRQVWLADAKGRPVPLQTLVTSRWWARGNSVQTLLCTWLADPQQERYALHFAEPPKQPAQAAQVTVKQEGQTATVNTGPLRAVVGGDSGFLQLLVLQPDQMLISPARPAALRCGDFSSAGGLEQVTVEESGPVRAVIRLQGHHRKPDGSKSVAFDVRLRFYVGQQFIELDHTFVQDTDEIFHDLPFVSVELPLMPTDGDVTFGLEGGKTAEAKGDCSLLQVGPDQKEGISTDNKREEFVKLLDERKQWWSEDEKRRWSGEQEIKAWATTLTRAGKAEQVGERAPGWLTLRPAGDRWALTVALRDFWQLHPKAYAVQGDTLRLFLVPQMPRPLHMHIGMGKTHRLLLSFDSPETAAAARRAAFLRPPLYLPAPEVYCASKVWGDVLPRQQGRYTLYESEVEREIRNGYLGRAEGANAYGMLNWGDIGGGNSYMNLETAYDHGMAVQFIRTGDRDLWDGLDRAVNHFRDVDVQQAKIPGPWDWGLWVMPGYMPEKLAQACATDDKLRDSIFYWTGTQPPEIGGVHRHSYMHFANAAFTPVPSDSRYPEKRMKQYSGSCDVGGHGWVVGLVDHYLLTGDRRSLEVAELAGQWVLKHGGTGWGRDNWKYIDLAWLYRATGKREYLDRLLQGLEVLYADKESTVERIAAQDKTLMSPYYTILQFVKHVHQLTGDEGVRAKFLDMVTRWIDNVPSADTSMGPVFQYIREYKDSRCHTDFADLAYAYNLTGDRKYLDKALNTLDFYLHFAYHSTAFFSIPEYLYALDQAQIEAFSDPPPTIRQSKAFWVDERDEPVKLVVYQQSGYRVGSQEVKGQITITSPSGKQTVTPITRSSLDVFRLTIPPEGEQGIYKIEAQAPGCWYWYGASVPLTAGPPPVLAAGKLGQGVRLADGAKLLIPAAGHLNMDEGTVEMWFQPGWNAPSGRTTAVPYHYHQLFDSRNSEYDYGFVLYLYDGGEVNAGKSLMAAWADKDKSDGVALGVQWKQGEWHHLCFAWKKTGEATGMLRLYVDGKLVAEKKDAANAPRRPSETIALGMNPTDSPNTPANGVVDELRISKTMREPTLGPLTQDADTLLLKHFDTEMELR